A window of Gossypium raimondii isolate GPD5lz chromosome 7, ASM2569854v1, whole genome shotgun sequence genomic DNA:
ATATTGCACCGCAAATACTGTGtctagcggcgttttttcataagcgccactaattctaatacacctcaagaccaaacgctacgttttggttaagatagtTTGCGGCGGTCTGTATGatgcgccgctaatactatgctttagcagcgtttttgcataagcgccactaatccTAATATACCTCAAGCTCGTATGCTGCGTTTTGTTTAACATTTTCTGCGGCGCTTACggataaacgccgctaattgtACTCTTTAACGACGTTTTAtgctaagcgccgctaatgctagatttgtagcggcgtttgttgtccaaacgccacaaatgatgccgctaaaagcctgttttggtgtagtgtatatATCTAATTTTTGACATACtttgattattttacttttataatgtcattacttagcctaaatattaatattgttaactattttaatcaaaatattaacgTCATTTTTTCTTAGAAACAttatttcaaccaaaaaaaaatattttatcatgacACAttcaaatgaatattttttttaaatctatataaacattttcaatgttatttttattttagatgactaccaagtgattttttaaaattttcagcaCAAGTGAatttaatataagaattttaattgtgataacaataaaatctaaatttttaaatgtaaaggatttgaatttctaaaataaaaatataattaaaatatattttaaccttcaaatttatactttataatttaacataaattaataatttaacacaaataaataattaatccatttattaaaaaattgcaaAACTAATGATGACTTGGTATAGTGAAGTAGAACGGTGAACAACTAATTACCATTGCAAATATATAACAATAAATGCAGAAATGAGAGGAATAACAGAGTGAAGACAAGGTGGAAAAACTAATCTGCTAAAGCACAAAAGATACTAATGGATTAAAGTTCCTAGTAAGTGCATGAattatagggattaaattaaataaattaaaattgtaaatatttatcatataaagaatattttaaaatatttttaattgtagttcaattataaacaaaaattttatttacaaaattataaaaatttaaatatattaaccCTATTAAAcagttaataataaatatattaacccaattcctaaattttttgtaaaatttaaattacttaaaaacaataaatttacttaaaagctaaatatcaaaatataattaaatatgataccagtttaattaaatatgtattttattttcacaaaataaagtattattaatcgtaaaaaattaaaatctatattattttgacataaataatttaacaaaataatatttgataaattcaaataacCAACGATTAATCTTATTCAAATCTTCAAATaatcgaataaaaaaaaatactgacTCTGAAAACAGAGATAGTTGAGAAAATAGGAGAAAGAAAAGCAAATCGCTGCCTTCCCCACCCCGATCTCACATCATGCTCTCATAATTCTCCGAACCTCTTAATTTCTCCTCAATTTCACTCTCAAACCATAAAATGGCCAATGTTTCAGTAGCTGCAGAATGGCAGCTCCTCTATAACCGCTACTACCGTAAGCCCGAGCTCTACCCTTTGAGATGGAAAAACATTGACTTATCCCGCAACAAGGTCGCCTGTGCTCCCTTCGGTGGCCCGATCGCCGTCATCCGCGACGATTCCAAGATCGTCCAGCTCTATTCCGAATCAGCTCTCCGGAAGCTTCGCATCTTCACTTCCTCCGGCGTCCTGATCTCCGATACCGTATGGAAAAACCCCGGCGGTCGTCTCATCGGCATGTCCTGGACCGAAGACCAAACCCTAATCTGCATCGTCCAAGACGGCACCGTTTACCGCTACAACATCCACGCCGAGCTGATCGAACCCAACGTAACGCTCGGAAAAGAGTGTTTCGAGCAAAACGTCGTGGAATGCATCTTTTGGGGAAACGGCGTTGTGTGCTTGACCGAAGGAGGGTTGTTGTTTTGCATCCCCGATTTTAAGGTGATGCGTCCCTGCCAGCTGGCGGAGACGGGGGCGGAGGATTTGCCCAATTGCATGGCGGTTATCGAGCCAAAATACACGGTTTCGGGGAATGTGGAAGTGTTGGTCGGCGTTGGTGATGGTATTTTGATTGTGGATGAAGATGGAGTACAGAGAGTGGATGGGGAAGCGGTTCAGGGTCCGGTTCAGAAAATGGTTGTTTCTTGGGATGGCAAATATTTGGCCATTTTTACGCATGATGGGCGGATTTTGGTGACGGATATTAATTTCAAGGGAGTTTTGTTGGAGTATAATTGTGAGGTTAGTTCGATATGTTTCTTTCCTcgcttttttgttttttaattggGTCATGTAATTACTTATGGTTATATCTTGATTGTAGAGAACAACttataaaaacacaattttctAGAAGTTTTTTGATTTGTTGAAATGATGAAAGTAGAAATGTTCAAGATGGTAGTATTAATGTTGCTTAAAACTTCAATAACATTCATAAAAATGTTTGtgaaatcattaaaattctATAGGGACAATAAATCTGATTGCGTTTGATCAGTTTTATTTGGTTTGGTGCCACTTGCTGTGGCTTTTGCTGATTGCCTTCATACATAgaacaaaatatatgaatagTTTTGAATTCTTTCAGAGAACAAAATATATGATCATAGTTTTATGTAGAACAATTTTGTTAGAATTTGAAGTTATACTAttcatttgatcatttttaattaattgctaGCTGCTTTTGCtttaaatgaagtttttaaGAGATAAAAACAAGAACAGAAGTAAGAGATAAATGGAGCTTtagaaattcatattttaatgcGTGGAAAATGAGTGATGCTATAGATATTATAGATGTTTCATAACTTTGTGAACTTTAGTGCTTTGATGGAAATGTTGTGAATCCATTTAATTTCTGTGGAGGAATCTGAATGCTACTAATTGTTTCCTTCATTCAGAATTTTAACCTCTGTTTTTCAGTTTTTACTTTTGCTTGTTATTGATTAATTGTGCATATACAGTCAGCTCTTCCTCCAGAGCAGTTAGCTTGGTGTGGACTGGATAGTGTACTTCTATATTGGGATGATACACCATTGTTGATGGTGGGCCCTCGGGGAGATCCAGTGCATTACTTTTATGATGAGCCACTGCTTTTGATCCCAGAGTGCGATGGAGTGAGGATTTTATCGAACACAAGTTTGGAGTTTCTGCAACGGGTTCCAGATTCTACTGTATCTATATTCAAAATTGGTAGCACATCACCAGCTGCATTGCTTTATGATGCCTTGGATCATTTTGACAGGAGAAGTGCCAAGGTACCAATGCCTTCTTTTACTGAGAGAAATATTTGATTTCGAGTTTAGTTTGGTAAATGTTGTCAACTTCGCTGATTTCTTTGCTGCAAGATAAAGCTAGCTGTATTGCTActtgatatatgtttaaattttgctGATGTATGTTGGTGTATATGCACAGAATATGTTAAGTGCTATTGGCGGGCTTCTTATCCTTACTATCCTAATAATCATGATTTTACCCCTTCTCATTCTCCTCTAAAATAACCACAGTTCAGGGAAGAAACGATAAAGAAATGAGTTTGTTGTTGAGACGGAATGATTTTTTCTTGGCATAATTTCTTAAAGATATTTTTGTTGCCTATTTATTATCAGGCAGATGAAAATTTGAGATTGATTCAGTCATCCTTGCCTGAGGCTGTTGAAGCCTGCATTGATGCTGCTGgtcatgaatttgatgtttcacGTCAAAGAACTCTATTACGAGCTGCAAGCTATGGACAAGCCTTCTGCAGGTTAGTTGGAATTCTTGTTTGATTGATATGATGCTAGAACAAGCTgcttgttttgaaaatgaaagcatcttgaaatttgatttgagtTGCTTTGATTGCATGTTTAGCACTAAACTAGACACTTGTCATTGTTCTGTGACTGATAATCTCCAGATGTAAAACCATGGATTCAGTGCATTTAAATAGAATGGTTATGCTTTTGTTGAAGTATTGGGATGCATATAGAACATAAAGTTTTAGGAATCTAACATTTTATGCTGGTGGTGTTactaaaaaaaaatgagaatggAGGTTAAGATAAGATGATGCTGGAAACTTATTTAGATGTAATTCATATGCGTACCTTTTGTAGTTGTATGGAGTTCTGATGAATATCATCAAACTGATTGCAACTACCGAGTTCAGTTTTCTTTGCTTATATAGATTTAAATATCATAAGCAGACAATGCATTGCAGGTATCCGTTAATTCCTTAACTGAAACCTatgaaaatgcaaaaatttaaTCGTAAGACATCAAATATGTTTCGTGGTTATATGCTGTGTTATAAAAGTGAACTTTTTgtatttgaaatcaaaatttgaattattactGTTAGTTTTAAATGCTTTTAAGATTGAAGTCACACAAATGAATCTACACCTTATGTATTTAAAAGTGAAGAACTGAACTTGGTTAATTTGTTTGGGAACTgcatatattgaattttggaaACCCATTTATCCAAAGCTATCCTTAATAACTTTCAATTTGCACATAAAAAATTGTATAGTGCAGTGACAGGTAATAAAGTAACACGGTAGGGAACATTGGACAGTATCAAGCGCTGTATGGTGTATGAGAAACAAACTTTGAAACATGTTTGGGGTGATGTGTTCTACGTTCAGCAATAATTAGGTTTTCTTTGCTGACTGTTTTAGTTGTTTATATGGTTGTCAAACAAGATTGAAATTTGCTTAGTTTAAGTCtgtaattttaccaatttatgTTGTTATTGAGCAACACCTATCTGAAAATGAGCCTTACTGttcttattttgatttggaaTCTTTAGTTGAAAGATCATCAAGCTGTTGCCCACACATTTATTATTCTTTGTCCAGTTTTCATAGTTCTAAAGTTCTCCATGTGCCTCTTTACATTCCCTGCATTTTGGAAGGCATGTGGTAAGCCAACTACGCCTTGTAGGCTGTATTTACAAGAAGTGTAAATGGCTTTAGGAAGCCAGCATAGTTTTCTTCACTTTTAGGTTTTCTTTGGCTACTGCAATCTCCAGTTTTCCTATACTAGCTATGgtgcattttttttattatcgtGATGATAATTTACTAATTCTGTAGCTACCTTCTACTGTGGATATTTTGTTTCCCTTATGATTTATGCCCCTGATAATGATATCCAGTTGGCTTTGGCAGCACTTTTCAACGTGATCGCATTCAGGAGATGTGTAAAACCTTGCGGGTCTTAAATGCTGTGCGTGATCCTGAGATTGGCATCCCTCTCAGTATTAATCAATATAAGGTCTTAAAGATTTAATgatttgcattttaaatttgattctgaatttttatttttattttttaactttcccTACTGAATAATGTGCTTCTCTTAGTTGCTTACACCATCTGTGCTGATTGCTCGTTTGATTAATGCCCATCGCCACCTTCTTGCACTACGGATATCAGAGTATGTTGGAATGAATCAAGTAAGTTTGAATCATTGATTTTGCCTATATTAAATTTCCACAAATTTTGCCTTATACATAGAAGTAGAGTTAAACCATAAGACTGCACCCAAACTTCATTTGTTTGATGGGAATTAGGTTAGACCTtcattaattattatgtattcaTAACTTGAACTAATTGCTGCATTTTATTGGGCAAGTAGAAAGTATAAAATGATATACATAAGATTTGATTTTCCACTGATTGGTTTCATTCAGGAGGTGGTGATAATGCATTGGGCATGCTCGAAGATAACAGCTTCATTAGCAATTCCAGATGCCACTCTCTTAGAAATTCTCCTTGATAAGGTAGCCAAAGAAtgttggtttattttttaatttgatttcgtGCAAATTCATTACCTGAATTAATGTGCTTTTTGAGTTTCAGCTAAAATTATGCAGAGGCATATCATATGCAGCAGTTGCTGCTCATGCAGATAAGAATGGCCGGCGAAAGTTAGCTGCTATGCTTGTTGAGCATGAACCTCGCTCCTCTAAACAGGTTAAATTACTTATATGATTACATTTTGTTTACAAGGTACTGTTTGGGATCTTACCATATTATGCATGTTGATTATGATCATTTCACTTCAGGTGCCACTTCTGTTAAGCATAGGAGAAGAAGATACTGCTTTGATGAAGGCAACAGAAAGCGGTGACAGTGACCTTGTCTATCTTGTTCTCTTCCATATCTGGCAAAAGGTACTGCTTTGATAGAACAAGGAACTTTGTTACACAAAccataaaattaagttaatatatgTTGAGGTTAGAGATGGTTTCACTTTCCTTGTTGAATGTCTTTTGCTAATTACCTGTCATGAGTAGCCTGGTGGTACTTGAAATTTGAAGGGTTTCCACCATCTATGTAAAAGGACTTGGTTTGACTTTCCTCACTGAATTCTTTCTAATTAGTCATGAGGAGCCTGGGGATACTAGACATGGAGTtgccaataatttttttttgaactggTTACATTTCTGTTCATGCAGAGGCCACCTTTGGAGTTCTTTGGAATGATTCAGGCTAGACCCCTACCACGTGATTTGTTTATATCTTATGCAAGGTAGGTACTCAAGGAAtactattattactattattcctaaatattttatttttaatagcaCTTGAGTTTGCAAATAAAtgtccaaattaaaattatgaaaggCTACATGTAATCATGATCTAGTTAGACGTGATACGTTATCTGAGAGGCTGAAGAGATCATACAAGGGGCAAGACATGGTGCATCACTTAGATGTTTGTTATACTTTTATAGTATTAAGTAGTGGAAGTTATtgaataatgataaaattgtatttatatcattttaggAGGTATGCTTTTATCGTCAATTTTGGATTGTTTCCTTGAGTATGTGTTTGCTCTGGTTCTGCTGGCCATTGAGCTATTAGTGgtcatttatttgataatggtggtcaaaatgaagcttttatcaagtattttgtaattttcagaTTCTTTGATTGTATGGGTCAATGTTTattgttgattatttttgtgtttcaggtgctataaacatgaatttttgaaagatttctttctttcgaCTGGACAACTTCAAGTAAGTTTTAGCTTTGGGTGCTTTTGTTGCTATACTAATCATTCTTAGAATTATTGTTGATGTTATTggtgttattatcattattgttATTTCTATTCTTGCTGATTCTTATTATGGTTTATAAGAAATAGATTCAACTGCCGAAAGGGATATTGTCTGTTGTTGAATGATATCTGGCATTGGAAAGGTATCCAGCTTTGAAGTCATTAGATTGCTTGGGTTTCTGATAATAAGAGTATCGAGTATGCTAATTTTTCAGATGATATAATATACAAGGTTTACTGATTATCAAAGACTTGTGGATTATTTCAATCAGTTATCAGTTTTATGAGTTCTTAATTTTCAGCTATGGCTGAACTTGTTGACCTCTATTACTCTGTCAACTACCCATTTCATGGATCAAAGAAGTTTACTGGTGTAGGCTCTCCTTACggatcaaatattttaattcgtATTTGTTATCAAATGCTGCTTGACGTGACCACTAACAACCCTGCAATATTTGAATTTGCCAATCTAATTGATCTATGAGGCACCTTCAGGGAATTTTTCAAGGAGATAAGTAGGTAACTATGCATAAAATTTAGGCATGAAACCAGGTGCCTCTTGTCCTATGTAAATGATCAAGTGCtatgatgaatgaataaataattaaatatctaatattAAGCAATGAAGATGTCCTAGGCATTGCTTGCCATCAGAACAGTAGATAAGAGATGGGGaagttaaaggttgagggtAAATTCATAAATGGCTAGGAAAACAAAAGGATGAATTTCTTTCTCTTCCTTGCTCATTCAGTCTATCATTCTGTTGTAAGTTGAAACTTTGTTGATCTTTAAGCTTTTGACTGGTCAAAGCTTAAATATGCATCAAAGACCTACCAAGTTACAATTCTATAGTTGGTTGGATATGTGATAAATGATTGTCCATTTTGTTTTGATGTGAAGTTTGTTGTATTTTAGGAAGTTGCATTTCTTTTGTGGAAGGAGTCATGGGAACTTGGAAAAAATCCAATGGCAAGCAAAGGATCCCCGCTTCATGGTCCCCGCATAAAACTAATCGACAAGGCCCAGCATCTTTTTGCAGAAACCAAGGAACATACCTTTGAGTCCAAGGCTGCTGAGGAGCATGCAAAGTTGTTGAGGTGAGGGATatcaatttattgttttttgtttttcaaggcatcaaactccaaactaaattgCAATTGGAGTGGCCTAAACTAATTAGCAAATAACTACAAATGCCTAACATAGTTGATGAGATGCATAAACTACATGATAATGTCTATGTAAAAGCCAAAACTTAGGTTAGTGGCAAAGTATTTTTGAAGTTTCCCATCTGTGCTTGATGCTAATTTGGTTTTATGTTGGATGCTTAATATTGTATTATTAAAGAAAAGCTACAAGACTGTCACCTCATTTTTGTAGTCCAGTTGGTGGTTTGTTCTCAGCTCTCTTAAAGATAAGCCCGTGGTCTATGCTTCCCACTTTCAGAGTCGACATTATAGGTTCATACGTTTCTGTTGGTCTATTATGCTTAATATGTGGGAAGAATGAAGTGATGGTGTATCTATATATCAGTTTAAGTTTGAcctccaacaaaaaaaaaaaaaaaaaacctccaaTATGGGAAAAGTGGGATTATAAAGCCAAGGATGGATTCTCCATGCTCATAAGCAAGATGTAGACTATATTAGAAAAAGGAAATGTTATGTCATAATTGAAGATTATAGTTTGTCAATTGTCCGTCCTAGTTTCCAACCATTATAAGCAAATCGcacgttttttttctttcaatattctttttatttttattctaaaatgaGTTGCCTACTAATATGGTTACCTATTTGTGTACTTTTTCAAATACTTCCAAATGTTACAGAATACAACATGAGTTAGAAGTAAGTACAAAGCAGGCCATATTTGTTGATTCAAGTATCAGTGATACTATACGTACATGTATTGTTCTGGGGAATCATCGTGCTGCAATGAAAGTGAAGACCGAGTTCAAGGTTCATAAAGTGCCCCTACTTTCCATTTAGCCACACATAAAAATCTTCCCCTATATTCTATCTTGCTGAAAGAATTTCCCTTGGTGGCACACAAGATATAACATTTATTCTTCAGCATCTTTGACAATTTAGGCATCATCCTTTTAGATTGCTCAAATTACTTATTGAATCATAACTGTTGCTTTCTTGCTTTCTTGTCTCAGGTTTCTGAGAAGAGGTGGTATTGGCTTAAAGTTTTTGCTTTGGCTACAATTAGAGATTGGGAGGCTCTTGAGAAGTTCTCAAAAGAGAAGAGACCACCAATTGGTAAGCTATCAACATTCTTGTTCAATTACAGGGTGCAAGATAGGTGACATAAGCAAGCATTATCTGCAGGTGATCTAGGCTACCTGctattatgaaaaatattataattgcaTTGTCTGCAAGTGATCTTTGTTACTTGATATTACCTGATCTTGGATTCTAAATTAACATCACAAGATGAAGTGATACAGGCTGGATTTTCTTAAGGTTTACGTTCTTCCCAATTTTTGTACCTTATTGTTGATTTGGCTGGGATAAAAGAATTATACAAAAGGAAGAAACAAAGTAAAATTggaaaagtaaagaaatttgtttacattaaaatttaacttgatgATTTATTAGAAAGAAGAATTCAGTTAGTTGTTTCTTAAGTAGGTTTAgcctaaattatttttgtgaAGTAAACATATGGTACTTTTGTGTATTAGCTAATTCATATGCGAAATGCTTGTCTCCCTTTGACTTCTTTATTGTTTCAGAAGAGTATGTATGCAGAAATAGTTCATGCTGTAAAATATGTTGAGTTTGTTTgaatacatgaattaaattagcTTTTTCACAACAATAAGTGTTTCTGCGCCTACTTTTCTGCAAGGCCTGTTAGTTTTTTACagtatctcttttttttttttttttgtacgtGTCTGCATCAAACAGGTTATAGGCCATTTGTTGAGGCATGCGTTGATGCTGATGAGAAAGGTGAAGCTCTAAAATATATACCCAAGCTTGCTGATCTCCGTGAAAGGGCAGAGGTAACAATACATGTCTAATTTGATCTTTTAGTTCTCTCACTTTCATGGGAATTATCATTGGTTTTGACTTTTCTATTTAATCGATCTGCAAGTGATACTGTTTCTGATTAGAGTagatgtaataaaattttatcattatatccTTGCTCAAGATCTGTCTATGGTTATGACTGACAGGCATATGCTCGGATTGGCATGGCCAAAGAAGCTGCTGATGCAGCTTCTCAAGCAAAAGATGGTGAATTGCTGGGTAGATTGAAATTAACATTTGCACAAAATGCAGCAGCTTCCTCACTTTTTGACACTCTTCGGGATCGATTGTCATTCCAAGGTGTTtcatagtttatatatatatatatatagatgatcCCATTAACGTTCTCATCATTATAAATGCAAATGATTTTGCAGTTTCAGGTATTGTTGTGTGTATATTCTTTTGCTTATTTTATGGGAGAAAAGCTAGTGTTGTGGGAACATTTATGAAGAGAAATAGAGATTGCAGATTGAGTGTAACAGACAATAAATTTGTGAGTGTTGCCTTGGTGCAAGTAGCCTAAATCTTTTCCAGTGAGATTGCTTCAATGTTATAGAAGTATTGGATGGGATGCTATGATGCGAGGCTCGCTGGTCTTGAGTTTATCTTTTGCCTATAGGTGATATTGTGTTGCAGTTAATCGTCTAGGGAAAATATCATGTCACCCTCGACAACGGAGTAGCGGTCAGTTGTGGCACCGTTCATAGTTTGCTGTCAAAAAGGATCTCATTTCAGCTCCAATGACACCTCAGGTACCAGTCTTTCCTTGGACTACAACCCCTGTCCAAGCTCATAAAAGAACTTGTGAATTTGGTCATCTTCTAAACCCGAATCAGTGATTGAACTGATGGTTTACAAGGTGTGAATTAGGATTCAGCCCTACTCTTATGGTTTAAGGTGTTGAAAGGCTCGGTCTATCAtgagaaaattgaaatattaaaattgattcttttaatttgtttattatatttagcAGAACACTCTCGATATATGgagaagataaaattatttggaAACTCGATTTCAACGTCGCTTCTCCGTTAAAAATGTTTATGCCCTccttttattaattagttcaacCACTCACGACGTTATGCTTATCATTTTTATCTGGAAAAACACGCACAATTTGTCTCCCGACTAAGGATCTGCTCTCCAATGCTGATAATCTCTGCCCTTTTTGCAAGCTTAATAGAGAATCTACGAAACACCTGTTCCTTGAATGATGTTTTGCTGGGTCTCCTTTTGTCCTCTGATCTGATGCCCTCCAAATTCCTCCTTTCATCTTCATAGTTTCGTCAATGGCTAAACTCAAACAACATTGACTCCGATTCTCTTTAACTCGAGGCAACTTTACACTTTTGTACCCTTTGGATAATTTGGAATCAAGGAATGAATTCATCTTTTGGATGGCTGAACCCTCACCAATAGGGCAATTCCCAAGATTCAAAGCCTGCACGATTCTCTCGACATTTTGCAAAATCATAGGTCAAGGAATCAAGCTCCTGAGACGGGTGCAAATTCCCTCTCCACATTGCAATATCAATTGCAGGCGAAATAACATGACTGGTGGAGCTACTATCGTTCAGGATTACAGAGGTTTTCAGATTTTGTCCATTGGAAGCTTCAATTTTGTCAACAAAATTCAGGCCAAGCTTCTCACTCTCCATTCTATTCTTActctaaaaatcataatatttctTCACGTAAGTTTCTGGAAGTGACAAAGATGGTTGAATATCATTCGTGAACGCACTAAAGTAGGATGAAATCTCCAACCAACACTTGATAATATCAAGCACCTCCTCCACTCTATCCACATTCATAACGAGCTAATGGGTAATAGGTGTCTATGCTAGGAAACGATGAGCTACATATGCTTCCAAAGCATATATTAGTTTTTCGTGGTGTTAACcagatttgtaaaaaaaaaaaaaaatttgtctattatattaaaaaaaagaaaaaaaaaaccgaaGCCTAGAACTTCCTCGTTTACGTTCATTGGTTCTTTTTTTCTCGTCCAATACAACCACAATTTTCGAGTATCTATCATTCTCCATTTTTGTTCACCCTTCACTGGTTCTCGTGAGGTCAAGAAGCACTACCGGTTGCAGATCCACCATACGTAGAGATGAACCAACTTGATGCTTTTTGGCCGAACTGACACATCAG
This region includes:
- the LOC105801979 gene encoding protein VACUOLELESS1, producing MANVSVAAEWQLLYNRYYRKPELYPLRWKNIDLSRNKVACAPFGGPIAVIRDDSKIVQLYSESALRKLRIFTSSGVLISDTVWKNPGGRLIGMSWTEDQTLICIVQDGTVYRYNIHAELIEPNVTLGKECFEQNVVECIFWGNGVVCLTEGGLLFCIPDFKVMRPCQLAETGAEDLPNCMAVIEPKYTVSGNVEVLVGVGDGILIVDEDGVQRVDGEAVQGPVQKMVVSWDGKYLAIFTHDGRILVTDINFKGVLLEYNCESALPPEQLAWCGLDSVLLYWDDTPLLMVGPRGDPVHYFYDEPLLLIPECDGVRILSNTSLEFLQRVPDSTVSIFKIGSTSPAALLYDALDHFDRRSAKADENLRLIQSSLPEAVEACIDAAGHEFDVSRQRTLLRAASYGQAFCSTFQRDRIQEMCKTLRVLNAVRDPEIGIPLSINQYKLLTPSVLIARLINAHRHLLALRISEYVGMNQEVVIMHWACSKITASLAIPDATLLEILLDKLKLCRGISYAAVAAHADKNGRRKLAAMLVEHEPRSSKQVPLLLSIGEEDTALMKATESGDSDLVYLVLFHIWQKRPPLEFFGMIQARPLPRDLFISYARCYKHEFLKDFFLSTGQLQEVAFLLWKESWELGKNPMASKGSPLHGPRIKLIDKAQHLFAETKEHTFESKAAEEHAKLLRIQHELEVSTKQAIFVDSSISDTIRTCIVLGNHRAAMKVKTEFKVSEKRWYWLKVFALATIRDWEALEKFSKEKRPPIGYRPFVEACVDADEKGEALKYIPKLADLRERAEAYARIGMAKEAADAASQAKDGELLGRLKLTFAQNAAASSLFDTLRDRLSFQVSGIVVCIFFCLFYGRKASVVGTFMKRNRDCRLSVTDNKFVSVALVQVA